One window of Perca flavescens isolate YP-PL-M2 chromosome 15, PFLA_1.0, whole genome shotgun sequence genomic DNA carries:
- the chchd5 gene encoding coiled-coil-helix-coiled-coil-helix domain-containing protein 5 isoform X1, which translates to MYVLKSREVTYRYRQAAMDITAKYCHKEMEAYGSCVASNPSTWQLKCHELKIKVAQCTSSHPVIQKIRQDCSSEFVEFERCLRENQDKPTSCSQHVARFLGCAETVDLSGVDPVPQPS; encoded by the exons ATGTATGTTCTCAAGTCTAGGGAAGTAACGTATAGATACAG GCAGGCTGCTATGGATATCACGGCAAAGTATTGCCATAAAGAAATGGAGGCGTATGGGTCATGTGTAGCCTCCAACCCATCGACATGGCAGTTAAAGTGTCATGAACTGAAGATTAAGGTTGCACAGTGCACATCATCACA CCCAGTGATCCAGAAGATCAGACAGGATTGTTCCTCTGAGTTTGTAGAGTTTGAGCGCTGTCTGAGAGAAAACCAGGACAAACCTACCTCCTGCTCACAACATGTAGCTCGCTTTCTGGGCTGTGCAGAGACCGTAGACCTCAGTGGAGTAG ACCCAGTACCTCAGCCATCATAG
- the lmx1al gene encoding LIM homeobox transcription factor 1-alpha has protein sequence MLPTEISGGVCFTSSDHTEGRREGMKTEGSPQPCQQQPPSSTPFGPEYRGGGEVCAGCESPIADRFLLRVNERSWHETCVKCAVCLSSLTGTCYCRDRLLYCKHDYEKLFVRKCSACLQVIGRSELIMRVLGQVYHLGCFTCCECERRLQRGDEFVLKEGQLLCRMDYEKEREMLAAISPTPTESVKSEDEDGGGGSGGGKGGDEGKEHKRSKRPRTILTTQQRRAFKASFEVSAKPCRKVRETLAAETGLTVRVVQVWFQNQRAKMKKIARRQQQQQQQQQEQEQLGGTRRGASRGGRQSNDDSEDGSSTHGMDGMLVYPSLPRQQLLALDPNIYGGEPFRHGLTPPQLSNDQLHSYDSETVFHDLDSDGSLGHLGDCLLATGDSSLLPGRVGNPIDRLYSMQNSYFTS, from the exons ATGTTGCCAACCGAGATTTCAGGAGGAGTGTGTTTCACCTCAAG CGATcacactgagggaaggagagaagggaTGAAAACAGAGGGAAGCCCGCAGCCCTGTCAGCAGCAGCCTCCATCCTCAACGCCTTTTG GTCCGGAGTacaggggagggggagaggtgTGTGCGGGCTGCGAGTCTCCCATCGCCGACCGCTTCCTGTTGCGCGTGAACGAGCGCTCCTGGCACGAGACCTGCGTCAAGTGCGCCGTGTGTTTGAGCTCGCTCACCGGGACCTGTTACTGTAGGGATCGCCTGCTGTACTGCAAGCACGACTATGAAAA GCTGTTTGTAAGGAAGTGCAGTGCATGCCTGCAGGTGATTGGACGTTCAGAGCTGATAATGCGTGTGCTAGGCCAGGTGTACCACCTGGGCTGCTTCACCTGCTGCGAGTGTGAACGCCGGCTGCAAAGAGGTGATGAGTTTGTGCTGAAAGAAGGCCAGCTGCTCTGTCGCATGGACTATGAGAAGGAGAGGGAAATGCTGGCTGCTATTAGTCCCACACCAACTGAATCAG TGAAAAGTGAGGATGAGGACGGTGGAGGAGGCTCTGGCGGAGGGAAAGGTGGTGATGAAGGCAAGGAGCACAAGCGTTCAAAACGACCACGCACCATCTTGACCACACAGCAGCGGCGTGCTTTCAAGGCCTCCTTTGAAGTGTCTGCTAAGCCTTGCCGCAAG GTGAGAGAGACACTGGCTGCTGAGACAGGGCTGACAGTCCGTGTTGTGCAGGTGTGGTTTCAAAACCAGAGAGCCAAG ATGAAAAAGATAGCTCGaagacagcagcaacagcaacagcagcagcaggaacaAGAGCAGCTGGGAGGAACCAGGAGAGGAGCGAGTAGAGGGGGCCGCCAGAGCAATGACGACAGTGAGG ATGGCTCTAGTACCCATGGCATGGATGGGATGCTGGTATATCCCTCTCTGCCACGTCAGCAGCTACTCGCTCTGGACCCCAACATCTACGGTGGAGAGCCATTTCGACACGGGCTTACACCGCCTCAGCTGAGCAACGATCAGCTCCACTCCTATG ACTCAGAGACCGTGTTCCATGACCTGGACAGCGATGGAAGCCTTGGTCACCTTGGAGACTGCCTCTTGGCAACAGGGGACAGCAGTCTCTTGCCAGGGCGAGTGGGAAATCCCATTGACCGCCTCTACTCCATGCAGAACTCCTACTTCACCTCCTGA
- the chchd5 gene encoding coiled-coil-helix-coiled-coil-helix domain-containing protein 5 isoform X2 codes for MQAAMDITAKYCHKEMEAYGSCVASNPSTWQLKCHELKIKVAQCTSSHPVIQKIRQDCSSEFVEFERCLRENQDKPTSCSQHVARFLGCAETVDLSGVDPVPQPS; via the exons AT GCAGGCTGCTATGGATATCACGGCAAAGTATTGCCATAAAGAAATGGAGGCGTATGGGTCATGTGTAGCCTCCAACCCATCGACATGGCAGTTAAAGTGTCATGAACTGAAGATTAAGGTTGCACAGTGCACATCATCACA CCCAGTGATCCAGAAGATCAGACAGGATTGTTCCTCTGAGTTTGTAGAGTTTGAGCGCTGTCTGAGAGAAAACCAGGACAAACCTACCTCCTGCTCACAACATGTAGCTCGCTTTCTGGGCTGTGCAGAGACCGTAGACCTCAGTGGAGTAG ACCCAGTACCTCAGCCATCATAG